A genome region from Anopheles stephensi strain Indian chromosome 2, UCI_ANSTEP_V1.0, whole genome shotgun sequence includes the following:
- the LOC118503344 gene encoding major facilitator superfamily domain-containing protein 8 isoform X3, producing the protein MASIGSWLRVVQSEKDRASELESDFEYRQRWITIRLVYVSGFLMFLSFGVVTTGLWPYLQDMDPTVGKAFLSVVFAAPPTGQLLFSPLIGWCSNRLSSIRVPFVLLTALFVFGNALYSVVELFPVPYRKYVILLSRFVFGVSTSINTLSRAYISTATKLSERTGAISMSSLAQTFGLAIGPIIQAALSAIGKDGFMWYGLRINMYTMAGWICAIVGVVYIMLLNPSCFVHRTIAAQEAMKTIGCSKATDTYEPLKMFSIWTVMNGYSVLMFFYVSVQTALSPISLDQFGWSHEESLYYLGILITGGTLCSCAVFLLLPQLCKRFQEHNVFLFFAMLPLFISQVVMIPVGSNTIPMFDSSSNNRSTAGGCPVEQEWCNFIPSINQYQLTVSYTMLCVSFSVGIAISQTILSKLLGTRPQGNWMALYTSIGGLTRIVGPASVVVYVRFGTYWLFGLGATVSGLVLAWMWCYKSHLRTTKKKSQTSELQQMTGQE; encoded by the exons ATGGCATCGATCGGAAGTTGGTTGCGCGTAGTACAAAGCGAAAAAGACCGTGCAAGCGAGCTGGAAAGTGATTTCGAATATCGACAACGATGGATCACGATAAGATTAGTGTATGTGAGCGGTTTTCTGATGTTTTTATCGTTCGGCGTGGTGACAACGGGTCTGTGGCCTTACCTACAGGAC ATGGACCCGACGGTGGGGAAGGCTTTTCTGAGCGTCGTGTTTGCTGCTCCTCCGACTGGCCAGTTGCTTTTTAGTCCGCTTATCGGCTGGTGCTCCAACAGATTATCTTCAATCCGAGTGCCGTTCGTACTGCTAACAGCCTTGTTTGTATTCGGTAATGCACTGTACAGCGTGGTCGAGCTTTTTCCCGTACCCTATCGAAAGTACGTTATTCTGCTCTCAAGATTTGTCTTTGGCGTATCGACGTCAATAAATACGCTTAGCCGAGCGTACATTTCAACGGCCACTAAGCTGTCCGAACGCACGGGAGCCATCTCGATGAGCTCCCTGGCTCAGACGTTCGGGCTTGCAATCGGGCCCATCATCCAGGCAGCACTATCGGCGATCGGAAAGGACGGCTTTATGTGGTACGGGTTGCGGATCAACATGTACACCATGGCCGGGTGGATTTGCGCGATCGTTGGAGTAGTTTACATCATGCTGCTAAATCCGTCCTGCTTCGTTCATCGCACGATTGCCGCACAGGAAGCGATGAAAACAATCGGATGCAGCAAGGCCACGGATACGTACGAGCCTTTGAAGATGTTCTCCATCTGGACAGTCATGAACGGGTACAGcgttttgatgtttttctaCGTATCGGTTCAAAC GGCGCTTTCACCGATATCGCTCGATCAGTTTGGATGGAGCCACGAGGAATCTCTTTACTACCTGGGCATTCTGATCACGGGCGGCACGTTATGCTCTTGTGCAGTGTTTCTACTGTTGCCCCAACTATGCAAACGGTTTCAAGAACACAATGTGTTTCTATTTTTCGCCATGTTACCGCTTTTTATCAGTCAAGTGGTAATGATACCGGTGGGAAGCAACACAATTCCAATGTTTGATTCGTCCAGCAACAACAGAAGCACCGCGGGCGGTTGCCCCGTCGAACAGGAGTGGTGCAATTTCATTCCTTCGATCAATCAATATCAATTAACCGTTTCGTACACGATGCTGTGTGTTTCATTTTCGGTTGGTATAGCTATTAGTCAAACAATTCTTTCCAAACTGCTCGGTACGCGTCCCCAGGGCAACTGGATGGCGCTGTACACAAGCATCGGCGGTCTAACGCGCATTGTAGGACCTGCCTCGGTAGTGGTGTACGTTCGCTTCGGAACGTACTGGTTGTTTGGCCTGGGCGCAACTGTTTCCGGGCTTGTGCTCGCGTGGATGTGGTGTTACAAAAGCCACCTAAgaacgaccaaaaaaaaaagccaaacatCCGAATTGCAGCAAATGACAGGACAGGAATGA
- the LOC118503344 gene encoding major facilitator superfamily domain-containing protein 8 isoform X1 — MERLKNCLLKKPSKNDLDDGLETATEYTERWTSVRIIYYTMFLMSLGFSIILTGVWPYLDKLDPHAGKEFLGWIVGANPVGQMIFSPLVGWWGNRLGSIRLPLLCSLALFSVASGIYACLELFPTHQKYWMLYSRFLIGVSSSSVAVCRSYLSAATKVKERTGAVSMVSLAQTLGFIVGPVLQGAVTMFGEDGLPLMRNKLHLNMYTATGWINVLMGILNFCLFLPFVFKEKRIAAREAMMQQGMQSEKETWKSMKPDYLSAWTLICAFFILVFNFVFLETYVIRMSSKARTDANLFRVALFFLRRLATPLTMDMFAWTKGEALYYMAWIMAVGAILASAMFLMIDPLCKRIPERQVLIWGGFFLMVLGRAVYIPMSDTPPKLALPENETLAAMRMEDTSPYVYGSNFTDVRSNLTKVDFDYGGPITTLEPITVDDAKDLLGCPPTQEWCKTTRGMTITQFLIGYAFTAIGYPIGVTLITTIFSKVLGPRPQGTWMGIMTGSGCLSRALGPVFLSTIYTKYGLYWTFGSTAVMMAATMLWLWQMRQRLVPIPYDVNCRGEELVAVVAKQDQTAEPKKTADAATDQLNGNSKAGHVVGDS, encoded by the exons ATGGAGAGATTAAAGAACTGTTTGCTCAAAAAACCTTCCAAGAATGATCTGGACGATGGACTGGAAACGGCGACCGAGTACACCGAACGCTGGACGTCGGTGCGCATCATATACTACACCATGTTTCTGATGTCGCTAGGATTCAGCATTATTCTCACGGGCGTGTGGCCGTATTTGGACAAG CTAGATCCCCACGCCGGAAAGGAGTTCCTGGGATGGATAGTGGGTGCGAATCCGGTCGGACAAATGATCTTCAGCCCGCTCGTGGGATGGTGGGGCAATCGGTTAGGATCGATCCGTTTGCCTCTGCTCTGCTCGCTGGCACTGTTCTCCGTTGCCAGTGGAATCTACGCGTGCCTCGAGCTGTTTCCAACGCATCAAAAGTATTGGATGCTTTACTCCAGATTCCTAATCGGTGTCAGCTCCTCCAGCGTGGCCGTGTGCCGTTCGTATCTTTCGGCAGCCACCAAGGTGAAGGAGCGGACCGGTGCCGTATCGATGGTATCACTCGCACAGACGCTCGGATTTATCGTTGGCCCGGTACTGCAAGGGGCCGTTACCATGTTCGGTGAAGATGGATTGCCGCTGATGAGAAACAAATTGCACCTCAATATGTACACTGCAACGGGATGGATTAACGTGCTCATGGGCATTTTGAACTTTTGCCTGTTCTTACCCTTCGTGTTCAAAGAAAAGCGAATTGCTGCCCGCGAAGCCATGATGCAGCAGGGAATGCAATCGGAGAAGGAAACTTGGAAATCCATGAAACCTGATTATTTATCTGCTTGGACGTTAATATGTGCATTTTTCATACTGGTCTTCAACTTTGTATTTCTCGAAACGTATGTAATTCGAATGAGCTCGAAAGCGCGCACCGATGCTAACCTTTTTCgcgttgctttgttttttctccGCAGATTGGCCACCCCGCTGACGATGGACATGTTCGCTTGGACGAAAGGCGAAGCACTGTACTATATGGCATGGATTATGGCCGTGGGAGCCATATTGGCTAGTGCCATGTTTCTCATGATTGATCCATTATGCAAGCGGATTCCGGAACGGCAAGTGCTGATATGGGGTGGATTTTTCCTCATGGTGTTGGGGCGCGCCGTCTACATCCCGATGAGCGATACGCCGCCCAAGTTGGCTCTTCCAGAAAATGAAACACTAGCGGCAATGCGCATGGAGGATACTTCGCCGTACGTATATGGGTCCAATTTTACGGATGTGCGTTCAAATTTGACCAAAGTGGACTTTGACTACGGTGGACCCATTACCACACTCGAACCGATCACAGTTGATGACGCTAAGGACTTGCTAGGATGTCCCCCGACGCAGGAATGGTGTAAAACTACGCGGGGCATGACCATCACTCAATTCCTTATAGGATACGCTTTCACGGCGATCGGATACCCGATTGGAGTTACGCTTATTACTACCATATTTTCCAAAGTTCTTGGACCACGCCCTCAAGGCACGTGGATGGGCATAATGACCGGTTCGGGCTGTCTGTCGAGAGCATTGGGTCCAGTGTTTTTATCGACCATTTACACCAAGTATGGACTTTACTGGACCTTCGGCAGCACGGCAGTAATGATGGCTGCTACCATGCTGTGGCTGTGGCAAATGAG ACAAAGATTAGTTCCTATCCCGTACGATGTGAATTGTAGAGGAGAAGAACTGGTAGCGGTGGTCGCTAAGCAGGACCAGACAGCCGAACCAAAAAAGACAGCCGATGCAGCGACAGATCAGCTGAACGGAAATTCTAAGGCCGGCCACGTTGTCGGCGACAGCTGA
- the LOC118503344 gene encoding major facilitator superfamily domain-containing protein 8 isoform X4, with protein sequence MIFSPLVGWWGNRLGSIRLPLLCSLALFSVASGIYACLELFPTHQKYWMLYSRFLIGVSSSSVAVCRSYLSAATKVKERTGAVSMVSLAQTLGFIVGPVLQGAVTMFGEDGLPLMRNKLHLNMYTATGWINVLMGILNFCLFLPFVFKEKRIAAREAMMQQGMQSEKETWKSMKPDYLSAWTLICAFFILVFNFVFLETLATPLTMDMFAWTKGEALYYMAWIMAVGAILASAMFLMIDPLCKRIPERQVLIWGGFFLMVLGRAVYIPMSDTPPKLALPENETLAAMRMEDTSPYVYGSNFTDVRSNLTKVDFDYGGPITTLEPITVDDAKDLLGCPPTQEWCKTTRGMTITQFLIGYAFTAIGYPIGVTLITTIFSKVLGPRPQGTWMGIMTGSGCLSRALGPVFLSTIYTKYGLYWTFGSTAVMMAATMLWLWQMRQRLVPIPYDVNCRGEELVAVVAKQDQTAEPKKTADAATDQLNGNSKAGHVVGDS encoded by the exons ATGATCTTCAGCCCGCTCGTGGGATGGTGGGGCAATCGGTTAGGATCGATCCGTTTGCCTCTGCTCTGCTCGCTGGCACTGTTCTCCGTTGCCAGTGGAATCTACGCGTGCCTCGAGCTGTTTCCAACGCATCAAAAGTATTGGATGCTTTACTCCAGATTCCTAATCGGTGTCAGCTCCTCCAGCGTGGCCGTGTGCCGTTCGTATCTTTCGGCAGCCACCAAGGTGAAGGAGCGGACCGGTGCCGTATCGATGGTATCACTCGCACAGACGCTCGGATTTATCGTTGGCCCGGTACTGCAAGGGGCCGTTACCATGTTCGGTGAAGATGGATTGCCGCTGATGAGAAACAAATTGCACCTCAATATGTACACTGCAACGGGATGGATTAACGTGCTCATGGGCATTTTGAACTTTTGCCTGTTCTTACCCTTCGTGTTCAAAGAAAAGCGAATTGCTGCCCGCGAAGCCATGATGCAGCAGGGAATGCAATCGGAGAAGGAAACTTGGAAATCCATGAAACCTGATTATTTATCTGCTTGGACGTTAATATGTGCATTTTTCATACTGGTCTTCAACTTTGTATTTCTCGAAAC ATTGGCCACCCCGCTGACGATGGACATGTTCGCTTGGACGAAAGGCGAAGCACTGTACTATATGGCATGGATTATGGCCGTGGGAGCCATATTGGCTAGTGCCATGTTTCTCATGATTGATCCATTATGCAAGCGGATTCCGGAACGGCAAGTGCTGATATGGGGTGGATTTTTCCTCATGGTGTTGGGGCGCGCCGTCTACATCCCGATGAGCGATACGCCGCCCAAGTTGGCTCTTCCAGAAAATGAAACACTAGCGGCAATGCGCATGGAGGATACTTCGCCGTACGTATATGGGTCCAATTTTACGGATGTGCGTTCAAATTTGACCAAAGTGGACTTTGACTACGGTGGACCCATTACCACACTCGAACCGATCACAGTTGATGACGCTAAGGACTTGCTAGGATGTCCCCCGACGCAGGAATGGTGTAAAACTACGCGGGGCATGACCATCACTCAATTCCTTATAGGATACGCTTTCACGGCGATCGGATACCCGATTGGAGTTACGCTTATTACTACCATATTTTCCAAAGTTCTTGGACCACGCCCTCAAGGCACGTGGATGGGCATAATGACCGGTTCGGGCTGTCTGTCGAGAGCATTGGGTCCAGTGTTTTTATCGACCATTTACACCAAGTATGGACTTTACTGGACCTTCGGCAGCACGGCAGTAATGATGGCTGCTACCATGCTGTGGCTGTGGCAAATGAG ACAAAGATTAGTTCCTATCCCGTACGATGTGAATTGTAGAGGAGAAGAACTGGTAGCGGTGGTCGCTAAGCAGGACCAGACAGCCGAACCAAAAAAGACAGCCGATGCAGCGACAGATCAGCTGAACGGAAATTCTAAGGCCGGCCACGTTGTCGGCGACAGCTGA
- the LOC118503344 gene encoding major facilitator superfamily domain-containing protein 8 isoform X2, with protein MERLKNCLLKKPSKNDLDDGLETATEYTERWTSVRIIYYTMFLMSLGFSIILTGVWPYLDKLDPHAGKEFLGWIVGANPVGQMIFSPLVGWWGNRLGSIRLPLLCSLALFSVASGIYACLELFPTHQKYWMLYSRFLIGVSSSSVAVCRSYLSAATKVKERTGAVSMVSLAQTLGFIVGPVLQGAVTMFGEDGLPLMRNKLHLNMYTATGWINVLMGILNFCLFLPFVFKEKRIAAREAMMQQGMQSEKETWKSMKPDYLSAWTLICAFFILVFNFVFLETLATPLTMDMFAWTKGEALYYMAWIMAVGAILASAMFLMIDPLCKRIPERQVLIWGGFFLMVLGRAVYIPMSDTPPKLALPENETLAAMRMEDTSPYVYGSNFTDVRSNLTKVDFDYGGPITTLEPITVDDAKDLLGCPPTQEWCKTTRGMTITQFLIGYAFTAIGYPIGVTLITTIFSKVLGPRPQGTWMGIMTGSGCLSRALGPVFLSTIYTKYGLYWTFGSTAVMMAATMLWLWQMRQRLVPIPYDVNCRGEELVAVVAKQDQTAEPKKTADAATDQLNGNSKAGHVVGDS; from the exons ATGGAGAGATTAAAGAACTGTTTGCTCAAAAAACCTTCCAAGAATGATCTGGACGATGGACTGGAAACGGCGACCGAGTACACCGAACGCTGGACGTCGGTGCGCATCATATACTACACCATGTTTCTGATGTCGCTAGGATTCAGCATTATTCTCACGGGCGTGTGGCCGTATTTGGACAAG CTAGATCCCCACGCCGGAAAGGAGTTCCTGGGATGGATAGTGGGTGCGAATCCGGTCGGACAAATGATCTTCAGCCCGCTCGTGGGATGGTGGGGCAATCGGTTAGGATCGATCCGTTTGCCTCTGCTCTGCTCGCTGGCACTGTTCTCCGTTGCCAGTGGAATCTACGCGTGCCTCGAGCTGTTTCCAACGCATCAAAAGTATTGGATGCTTTACTCCAGATTCCTAATCGGTGTCAGCTCCTCCAGCGTGGCCGTGTGCCGTTCGTATCTTTCGGCAGCCACCAAGGTGAAGGAGCGGACCGGTGCCGTATCGATGGTATCACTCGCACAGACGCTCGGATTTATCGTTGGCCCGGTACTGCAAGGGGCCGTTACCATGTTCGGTGAAGATGGATTGCCGCTGATGAGAAACAAATTGCACCTCAATATGTACACTGCAACGGGATGGATTAACGTGCTCATGGGCATTTTGAACTTTTGCCTGTTCTTACCCTTCGTGTTCAAAGAAAAGCGAATTGCTGCCCGCGAAGCCATGATGCAGCAGGGAATGCAATCGGAGAAGGAAACTTGGAAATCCATGAAACCTGATTATTTATCTGCTTGGACGTTAATATGTGCATTTTTCATACTGGTCTTCAACTTTGTATTTCTCGAAAC ATTGGCCACCCCGCTGACGATGGACATGTTCGCTTGGACGAAAGGCGAAGCACTGTACTATATGGCATGGATTATGGCCGTGGGAGCCATATTGGCTAGTGCCATGTTTCTCATGATTGATCCATTATGCAAGCGGATTCCGGAACGGCAAGTGCTGATATGGGGTGGATTTTTCCTCATGGTGTTGGGGCGCGCCGTCTACATCCCGATGAGCGATACGCCGCCCAAGTTGGCTCTTCCAGAAAATGAAACACTAGCGGCAATGCGCATGGAGGATACTTCGCCGTACGTATATGGGTCCAATTTTACGGATGTGCGTTCAAATTTGACCAAAGTGGACTTTGACTACGGTGGACCCATTACCACACTCGAACCGATCACAGTTGATGACGCTAAGGACTTGCTAGGATGTCCCCCGACGCAGGAATGGTGTAAAACTACGCGGGGCATGACCATCACTCAATTCCTTATAGGATACGCTTTCACGGCGATCGGATACCCGATTGGAGTTACGCTTATTACTACCATATTTTCCAAAGTTCTTGGACCACGCCCTCAAGGCACGTGGATGGGCATAATGACCGGTTCGGGCTGTCTGTCGAGAGCATTGGGTCCAGTGTTTTTATCGACCATTTACACCAAGTATGGACTTTACTGGACCTTCGGCAGCACGGCAGTAATGATGGCTGCTACCATGCTGTGGCTGTGGCAAATGAG ACAAAGATTAGTTCCTATCCCGTACGATGTGAATTGTAGAGGAGAAGAACTGGTAGCGGTGGTCGCTAAGCAGGACCAGACAGCCGAACCAAAAAAGACAGCCGATGCAGCGACAGATCAGCTGAACGGAAATTCTAAGGCCGGCCACGTTGTCGGCGACAGCTGA